The following coding sequences lie in one Flagellimonas eckloniae genomic window:
- a CDS encoding CBS domain-containing protein — protein sequence MGENICKSKFDQNERKAFVEHLIDDIKALELLLEQNLIEDDVIRIGAEQEICLVDDNYRPSGKSLELLGTIDDSHFTTELASFNLEINLDPFELEKNCFSKVEKQLTEMLNKAKTEAKKLGINIVLTGILPTLSKNELGIDFMTPVPRYYKLNEILSSWRGEHFTLKIKGVDELTIRHDSVLFEACNTSFQLHLQVTPKDFVKSYNWAQAIAGPVLGISCNSPLLMGRELWKETRIALFQQSLDTRKWTYALKEQFARVGFGNQWQKKSVVEIFKEDISTHRIVLTKPIGQSSLQLMDNGKIPKLEALNLYNGTVYRWNRPCYGVGNGKPHLRIENRYIPSGPTIIDEIANFAFWVGLMVGRPKKYDDMPSIMHFKEAKLNFIKSARTGRQTVISWLGKPITLKKLVLKELLPIAYEGLKKFDIDKVDIDRLLGVIEARTNNGTGAEWQIRNCRELRKHMKLDSTLLELTKAISINQEKNIPVHEWPSIKKTNKATTSFHWVAQIMSTKLMKLYEDDYVSLALAIMKWNNIHHIPVENNKGELVGLLTWSHIESLEKNKGKEESKVSEIMIKKVITVRPRTKIETAKRLMKEYQIGCLPVCVGSNMVGILSKVDF from the coding sequence ATGGGCGAAAACATTTGTAAAAGCAAATTTGATCAAAATGAGCGCAAGGCTTTTGTGGAACACTTGATTGATGATATCAAAGCTTTGGAACTTCTTTTGGAACAAAACCTAATTGAAGATGATGTTATAAGAATAGGCGCCGAACAGGAAATCTGTCTTGTTGACGATAATTACAGACCTTCTGGGAAATCTCTTGAACTTTTAGGTACTATCGATGATTCCCATTTTACCACAGAATTGGCAAGTTTTAACCTGGAAATAAACCTAGATCCGTTTGAACTTGAGAAAAATTGTTTTTCAAAGGTTGAAAAACAGCTTACAGAAATGCTGAATAAGGCAAAGACCGAGGCAAAGAAGCTGGGTATAAATATCGTGTTGACGGGAATTCTTCCCACTTTGAGCAAGAATGAATTAGGAATAGATTTTATGACTCCTGTTCCTCGCTATTATAAACTAAATGAAATTTTAAGCTCATGGCGAGGAGAACATTTCACTCTTAAGATAAAAGGGGTGGATGAATTAACCATTCGTCATGATTCTGTGCTTTTTGAGGCATGCAATACCAGCTTTCAACTCCATTTACAAGTTACACCAAAGGATTTTGTAAAGAGTTATAACTGGGCACAGGCAATTGCGGGCCCTGTCTTGGGAATTTCGTGTAATTCTCCATTGCTAATGGGGCGCGAGCTTTGGAAAGAAACTCGAATCGCATTATTTCAACAAAGCTTGGATACTAGAAAATGGACCTATGCCCTAAAAGAGCAATTTGCAAGGGTGGGTTTTGGAAATCAGTGGCAAAAAAAATCGGTGGTAGAGATTTTCAAGGAAGACATCTCTACCCATCGTATTGTTTTAACAAAGCCTATTGGGCAAAGCTCATTACAGCTTATGGATAATGGGAAAATTCCAAAACTGGAAGCGCTGAATCTATATAATGGAACTGTCTATCGCTGGAACCGTCCTTGTTATGGAGTTGGCAACGGAAAACCTCATCTGCGCATTGAAAACAGATACATTCCATCCGGACCCACAATAATTGATGAGATTGCCAATTTTGCTTTTTGGGTAGGTTTAATGGTGGGCAGGCCCAAAAAATATGATGATATGCCATCTATAATGCACTTTAAAGAGGCCAAACTTAATTTTATAAAGTCAGCCAGAACGGGTAGGCAAACAGTGATTTCATGGTTGGGAAAACCAATAACCCTTAAAAAACTTGTTCTCAAAGAACTTCTTCCAATAGCATATGAAGGATTAAAAAAGTTTGATATTGATAAAGTTGATATTGATAGGTTATTAGGGGTCATTGAAGCAAGAACGAATAATGGTACTGGGGCAGAGTGGCAGATTAGAAATTGTAGGGAGTTAAGAAAGCATATGAAGTTGGATAGTACTTTATTGGAATTGACAAAAGCTATCTCAATCAACCAAGAAAAAAATATACCTGTACATGAATGGCCATCTATAAAAAAAACAAACAAAGCAACAACCTCCTTTCATTGGGTGGCTCAGATAATGTCCACAAAGCTTATGAAATTATATGAAGATGACTATGTGAGTTTGGCCTTAGCCATAATGAAATGGAACAACATCCATCATATTCCAGTGGAAAATAATAAAGGGGAACTGGTAGGTCTTTTAACATGGAGTCATATAGAGAGCCTAGAAAAAAACAAAGGAAAAGAAGAGTCCAAAGTTTCAGAGATAATGATTAAAAAAGTGATAACAGTCCGACCAAGGACAAAAATAGAAACTGCAAAAAGGCTAATGAAAGAGTACCAAATAGGTTGTTTACCAGTATGTGTAGGGTCAAATATGGTGGGTATTCTCAGTAAGGTTGATTTTTAG
- the hemN gene encoding oxygen-independent coproporphyrinogen III oxidase has protein sequence MCDLIQKYNVPGPRYTSYPTVPYWDLDNFSGKLWKASVVKAFQEDPKTGISLYIHLPFCESMCTFCGCHKRITKRHELELPYIKTIIKEWQLYCALLDTKPTIKEIHLGGGTPTFFSPKHLRILMEGILQHGKKAETYQFSFEGHPNNTTKAHLQTLFDLGFRRVCFGVQDYNETVQKAINRIQPFENVKNVTEWARQIGYTSIGHDIIYGLPFQTLENVEETILKTIELKPERIAFYSYAHVPWLKGSGQRGYRDEDIPSGTEKRVQYEIGKKILTDSGYVDIGMDHFSLPSDDLYEAMINGNLHRNFMGYTPSKTKLMIGLGASSISDSWYGFAQNVKGVEEYENLVSNGVLPIFRGHILTEEDQILRKHILNLMCQFETGWGLGEARITDFQKIFDKLSELEFDGLVAIETDCIKITQKGRPFVRNVSMAFDLKLHRKKPDTRLFSMTV, from the coding sequence ATGTGTGACCTAATTCAAAAATATAATGTTCCCGGACCTCGCTATACCAGCTACCCCACTGTTCCTTACTGGGACTTGGACAACTTTTCTGGTAAGCTCTGGAAAGCAAGTGTGGTAAAAGCATTTCAAGAAGATCCTAAAACAGGAATCAGTCTTTATATTCACCTTCCATTTTGCGAGAGTATGTGCACTTTTTGTGGCTGTCATAAGCGAATAACCAAAAGACATGAACTAGAGTTGCCCTACATAAAGACCATTATTAAAGAATGGCAATTGTATTGTGCCCTTCTCGATACCAAACCCACAATTAAAGAAATACACCTTGGTGGAGGCACGCCTACTTTTTTCTCTCCTAAGCACCTGAGAATACTAATGGAAGGTATTCTTCAACATGGAAAGAAAGCGGAGACATATCAATTTAGCTTTGAAGGGCATCCGAACAATACAACAAAAGCTCATTTACAAACTCTTTTTGATCTAGGGTTTAGAAGGGTTTGCTTTGGTGTGCAGGATTATAATGAAACTGTTCAAAAAGCGATAAACAGAATTCAGCCCTTTGAAAATGTTAAAAATGTGACGGAATGGGCTAGGCAAATAGGGTATACTTCCATTGGTCATGATATTATCTATGGTTTACCCTTTCAAACATTGGAAAATGTAGAAGAAACCATTTTAAAGACCATTGAACTTAAACCTGAACGAATAGCTTTTTACAGTTATGCCCATGTCCCATGGTTAAAAGGTAGCGGGCAGCGCGGTTATAGGGATGAGGATATTCCGTCGGGAACTGAGAAAAGGGTTCAATATGAAATTGGAAAAAAGATATTGACGGATTCTGGATATGTTGATATTGGAATGGATCATTTTTCCCTACCATCCGATGACCTTTATGAAGCAATGATAAATGGTAATCTACACAGGAATTTTATGGGGTATACCCCATCCAAAACCAAACTCATGATAGGTTTGGGGGCATCGAGCATAAGTGATAGTTGGTATGGGTTCGCCCAAAATGTTAAAGGCGTGGAAGAGTATGAAAATTTGGTGTCCAATGGAGTTCTTCCAATTTTTAGAGGACATATCCTTACCGAAGAAGATCAAATTCTAAGAAAGCATATTCTTAATCTTATGTGCCAGTTTGAAACAGGTTGGGGGCTTGGGGAAGCACGTATAACTGATTTTCAAAAAATCTTTGACAAGTTATCCGAATTAGAGTTTGATGGCTTGGTTGCGATTGAGACCGACTGCATAAAAATTACACAGAAAGGAAGACCTTTTGTACGTAATGTAAGTATGGCCTTTGACTTAAAATTACACCGAAAAAAGCCTGATACCAGGTTATTTTCAATGACAGTTTAA
- a CDS encoding universal stress protein: MKSIIVPVDFSEQSENALKVAASLAKKNDAQLLILHMLELSPAIMSESGFIAPEHVVHLIKTGEKRFNEFLDKPYLKGVNIIPIIKHYKVFQEVHEVAKQHDADLIVMGSHGTDGLQEIFIGSNTERVVRSSEIPVLVIKGDVKKFKVERFVFASDYREESIPALKRALAISELFKSKMHLVYINTPGDEFLSTEDAYSRISKFLNIAKIGLEVEIYNDYSVEKGVLNYSETVAADLIGIPTHGRKGLSHFFMGSIGEDIANHSNIPVITFKI; the protein is encoded by the coding sequence ATGAAAAGTATTATTGTACCAGTTGATTTTTCAGAGCAATCAGAAAATGCTCTAAAGGTAGCTGCATCCCTAGCAAAGAAAAATGATGCCCAATTATTGATTTTACACATGCTAGAGCTCTCACCAGCGATTATGAGTGAGTCTGGTTTTATAGCTCCAGAACATGTGGTACACCTTATAAAAACTGGAGAAAAGCGTTTTAACGAGTTTTTGGACAAGCCCTATTTAAAAGGCGTAAATATCATTCCAATTATAAAACATTATAAAGTATTTCAAGAAGTCCATGAGGTTGCCAAACAACACGATGCCGATTTAATTGTTATGGGATCTCATGGCACAGATGGGTTACAAGAAATTTTCATAGGTTCCAATACTGAACGGGTAGTACGCAGTTCTGAGATTCCTGTTTTGGTTATTAAAGGCGATGTTAAAAAATTTAAAGTGGAACGTTTTGTTTTTGCCAGTGACTATAGAGAGGAAAGTATTCCTGCACTGAAGAGGGCTTTGGCAATTTCTGAGTTGTTCAAATCCAAAATGCATTTGGTCTATATCAATACACCTGGAGATGAATTCTTAAGTACGGAAGATGCTTACAGTAGAATCTCAAAATTTCTGAACATTGCCAAGATTGGACTTGAAGTTGAAATTTACAACGACTACAGTGTAGAAAAAGGAGTTCTAAACTATAGCGAAACTGTAGCCGCCGACCTTATTGGAATACCTACCCATGGTAGAAAGGGCTTATCACATTTTTTCATGGGAAGCATTGGAGAGGATATAGCCAATCATTCCAACATTCCGGTCATAACCTTTAAAATTTAA
- a CDS encoding acetyl-CoA hydrolase/transferase family protein, with protein MLITSPEKAVEVIKTGNRVFFQGAAMTPNELIDAICDRHKEIKDIEIVSIHTEGEARYTQAPCNESFTLNSLFVGGNVRKFVNGYKGDYVPIFLSEICLLFRRNILPLNVAFIQVSPPDKHGYCSLGVSVDVTLPAIEMAKKVVAQINPQVPRTHGDGIIHINQIDFAIEVDRPIHEHEPLEISRIDHQIGNHVASLIDDGATLQMGIGNIPNAVLSNLGNHKRLGIHTEMFSDGVLPLIEKGVITGEEKAVKQGKIVSCFAVGSRKLYDFIDDNPVCDFREAAYTNDTARIRRNPKVTAINSAIEIDLTGQVCADTIGSRQFSGVGGQMDFIRGASLSKGGKPIFAMSSETNKGVSKIVPFLKEGAGVTTTRAHVHYIATEYGVVNLYGKNLKQRAHALISIAHPNHREYLEKEANKRFNL; from the coding sequence ATGCTTATTACATCACCAGAAAAGGCAGTAGAAGTAATTAAAACAGGAAATCGTGTTTTTTTTCAAGGAGCGGCCATGACTCCCAATGAACTTATAGATGCGATTTGCGACCGACACAAAGAGATTAAGGATATTGAAATTGTATCCATTCACACTGAGGGGGAAGCCAGATACACACAGGCACCTTGCAATGAAAGTTTTACGCTGAACAGTCTTTTTGTGGGAGGGAACGTGAGGAAGTTTGTGAATGGTTACAAAGGGGATTATGTGCCTATTTTCTTGAGTGAGATATGTTTGCTGTTCCGTAGAAATATTTTGCCGTTGAATGTCGCATTTATACAAGTATCGCCTCCAGATAAACATGGGTATTGTTCTTTAGGGGTTTCGGTTGATGTAACGCTGCCTGCTATTGAAATGGCTAAAAAAGTGGTGGCACAGATCAACCCCCAAGTACCCCGTACCCATGGAGATGGTATCATCCATATTAACCAGATTGATTTTGCCATTGAGGTAGACAGACCAATTCACGAGCATGAACCTCTGGAAATTTCTAGGATAGATCATCAAATAGGAAACCATGTTGCTTCTTTGATTGATGATGGCGCTACCTTACAAATGGGGATTGGGAATATTCCTAATGCCGTATTATCCAATTTGGGCAATCATAAAAGATTGGGAATTCATACTGAAATGTTTTCGGATGGTGTTTTGCCTCTCATTGAAAAAGGAGTTATTACTGGAGAAGAAAAAGCTGTAAAACAAGGAAAGATTGTGAGTTGTTTTGCTGTAGGCTCAAGAAAATTGTATGATTTTATTGATGATAACCCGGTTTGCGACTTTAGGGAAGCAGCCTATACCAATGATACTGCACGCATCCGAAGAAATCCAAAAGTTACCGCAATTAACAGCGCCATAGAAATTGATTTAACCGGGCAAGTTTGTGCGGATACGATTGGGAGTCGCCAGTTTTCTGGAGTCGGAGGGCAAATGGATTTTATAAGAGGGGCTTCACTTTCTAAGGGAGGTAAACCTATTTTTGCCATGTCTTCGGAAACTAATAAAGGCGTTTCTAAAATAGTGCCATTTTTAAAAGAAGGAGCTGGTGTAACCACGACCAGGGCCCACGTGCATTACATTGCTACTGAATATGGAGTTGTAAATCTTTATGGGAAGAACCTAAAACAGCGCGCTCATGCATTGATATCCATTGCACATCCAAATCATAGGGAATATTTGGAGAAAGAGGCAAATAAAAGATTTAATCTGTAA